From a single Bufo bufo chromosome 9, aBufBuf1.1, whole genome shotgun sequence genomic region:
- the LOC120978828 gene encoding protein SSUH2 homolog isoform X2 has protein sequence MDMSVATPLLQPGYPMNPAMAPGLPYPPAMNAAVTPGYYPSVNTNALAPQVAPYPQFAGIPGYEGMSGDGNDGRFLPPPPPFGQGPSNIPAPTNNDWLIPSINQETAKQALLDYANGQCCYGASPAEEMAINQLRPYNTYRFRLETFTESRLCEWVTKPLSVGALDSPDKGNAPQPWEIQVPPPTLFHDESKKMPIPFTTSKKSCQECNGKGKIICQKCNGNSRVKCDDCNGSGNRAGEECPECSGTGSVGCKTCNQTNVQTCPGCNGKGQVMTFIELTVTWKNNVYEFIPDHHSEFPTDLFKKVTGEKMYTDEQFLVPPIMNFPEPSINQASQTAVQQHYSEYMSTARILKQRQSIEWLPLTKVEYSWKGKNCSYFVYGRENKVQTKDYPSTCCCVIL, from the exons ATGGATATGTCAGTAGCTACTCCCCTTCTGCAGCCAGGATACCCCATGAACCCAG CAATGGCGCCAGGGCTCCCATACCCGCCTGCTATGAACGCCGCTGTGACTCCGGGCTATTACCCCTCTGTGAACACAAACGCCCTTGCCCCTCAGGTGGCGCCTTATCCCCAGTTTGCTGGCATTCCCGGCTATGAAGGGATGTCTGGTGATGGCAACG ATGGTAGATTTCTACCTCCCCCACCACCTTTTGGACAAGGACCTAGCAATATACCCGCTCCTACAAACAACGACTGGTT AATTCCGTCTATCAATCAAGAGACAGCGAAGCAGGCCCTGCTGGACTATGCCAACGGTCAGTGTTGTTATGGGGCATCCCCAGCAGAAGAGATGGCAATTAATCAGCTCAGGCCATACAACACCTATCGG TTTCGGCTGGAAACATTTACAGAGTCGCGGTTATGTGAATGGGTCACTAAACCTCTGTCCG TGGGGGCCCTTGACTCTCCTGACAAAGGCAATGCCCCTCAACCCTGGGAAATCCAAGTGCCTCCTCCAACTCTCTTCCATGATGAATCAAAAAAAATGCCCATTCCTTttacaacttccaagaag TCCTGCCAAGAGTGCAACGGAAAAGGAAAGATCATCTGCCAGAAATGTAATGGGAATAGCCGG GTGAAATGTGATGACTGTAATGGATCTGGGAATCGTGCAGGGGAGGAGTGTCCGGAGTGCAGTGGGACTGGATCTGTAGG ATGCAAGACCTGCAACCAGACCAATGTCCAGACCTGTCCAGGCTGCAATGGAAAGGGCCAAGTGATGACCTTCATCGAGCTGACAGTGACCTG GAAGAATAATGTATACGAGTTCATCCCCGATCATCACTCGGAATTCCCGACCGACCTCTTTAAGAAGGTGACGGGAGAGAAGATGTATACAGATGAGCAGTTCCTG GTACCTCCCATCATGAATTTCCCTGAGCCGTCCATAAACCAGGCCTCACAAACCGCGGTTCAGCAGCATTACTCCGAGTACATGTCCACAGCTCGAATCCTGAAGCAG AGACAGTCCATTGAGTGGCTGCCGCTCACGAAGGTTGAGTACAGCTGGAAGGGTAAAAATTGCAGTTACTTTGTGTACGGACGGGAGAATAAAGTGCAGACTAAGGACTATCCTTCCACTTGTTGCTGCGTCATCCTGTGA
- the LOC120978828 gene encoding protein SSUH2 homolog isoform X1 has product MGLQPTFCISSSKTMDMSVATPLLQPGYPMNPAMAPGLPYPPAMNAAVTPGYYPSVNTNALAPQVAPYPQFAGIPGYEGMSGDGNDGRFLPPPPPFGQGPSNIPAPTNNDWLIPSINQETAKQALLDYANGQCCYGASPAEEMAINQLRPYNTYRFRLETFTESRLCEWVTKPLSVGALDSPDKGNAPQPWEIQVPPPTLFHDESKKMPIPFTTSKKSCQECNGKGKIICQKCNGNSRVKCDDCNGSGNRAGEECPECSGTGSVGCKTCNQTNVQTCPGCNGKGQVMTFIELTVTWKNNVYEFIPDHHSEFPTDLFKKVTGEKMYTDEQFLVPPIMNFPEPSINQASQTAVQQHYSEYMSTARILKQRQSIEWLPLTKVEYSWKGKNCSYFVYGRENKVQTKDYPSTCCCVIL; this is encoded by the exons ATGGGACTGCAGCCGACTTTCTGCATTAG ttCATCCAAAACCATGGATATGTCAGTAGCTACTCCCCTTCTGCAGCCAGGATACCCCATGAACCCAG CAATGGCGCCAGGGCTCCCATACCCGCCTGCTATGAACGCCGCTGTGACTCCGGGCTATTACCCCTCTGTGAACACAAACGCCCTTGCCCCTCAGGTGGCGCCTTATCCCCAGTTTGCTGGCATTCCCGGCTATGAAGGGATGTCTGGTGATGGCAACG ATGGTAGATTTCTACCTCCCCCACCACCTTTTGGACAAGGACCTAGCAATATACCCGCTCCTACAAACAACGACTGGTT AATTCCGTCTATCAATCAAGAGACAGCGAAGCAGGCCCTGCTGGACTATGCCAACGGTCAGTGTTGTTATGGGGCATCCCCAGCAGAAGAGATGGCAATTAATCAGCTCAGGCCATACAACACCTATCGG TTTCGGCTGGAAACATTTACAGAGTCGCGGTTATGTGAATGGGTCACTAAACCTCTGTCCG TGGGGGCCCTTGACTCTCCTGACAAAGGCAATGCCCCTCAACCCTGGGAAATCCAAGTGCCTCCTCCAACTCTCTTCCATGATGAATCAAAAAAAATGCCCATTCCTTttacaacttccaagaag TCCTGCCAAGAGTGCAACGGAAAAGGAAAGATCATCTGCCAGAAATGTAATGGGAATAGCCGG GTGAAATGTGATGACTGTAATGGATCTGGGAATCGTGCAGGGGAGGAGTGTCCGGAGTGCAGTGGGACTGGATCTGTAGG ATGCAAGACCTGCAACCAGACCAATGTCCAGACCTGTCCAGGCTGCAATGGAAAGGGCCAAGTGATGACCTTCATCGAGCTGACAGTGACCTG GAAGAATAATGTATACGAGTTCATCCCCGATCATCACTCGGAATTCCCGACCGACCTCTTTAAGAAGGTGACGGGAGAGAAGATGTATACAGATGAGCAGTTCCTG GTACCTCCCATCATGAATTTCCCTGAGCCGTCCATAAACCAGGCCTCACAAACCGCGGTTCAGCAGCATTACTCCGAGTACATGTCCACAGCTCGAATCCTGAAGCAG AGACAGTCCATTGAGTGGCTGCCGCTCACGAAGGTTGAGTACAGCTGGAAGGGTAAAAATTGCAGTTACTTTGTGTACGGACGGGAGAATAAAGTGCAGACTAAGGACTATCCTTCCACTTGTTGCTGCGTCATCCTGTGA